Proteins co-encoded in one Campylobacter concisus genomic window:
- a CDS encoding OmpA family protein produces MKKVVLASVAVATLLLSGCSSKNPEVDMNSNSNQSADNSGSMSDADRLAALIANIESQVKSVYFDFDKFNIKADQQGVVSSNASVFNQADAQALSIKVEGNCDEWGTDEYNYALGLKRAKSAKDALVRNGVSADRIAVVSFGESNPVCTDKTKACDAQNRRADFKVLP; encoded by the coding sequence ATGAAAAAAGTAGTTCTAGCAAGTGTTGCAGTTGCAACTTTATTGTTGAGCGGTTGTAGCTCAAAAAACCCTGAAGTTGATATGAATTCAAATTCAAATCAATCTGCAGATAATTCAGGTAGCATGAGCGATGCTGATAGATTAGCAGCTCTTATTGCTAACATCGAGAGTCAAGTTAAAAGTGTATATTTTGACTTTGATAAATTTAATATCAAAGCTGATCAACAAGGCGTTGTTAGCTCAAATGCATCAGTATTCAACCAAGCTGACGCTCAAGCTCTTTCTATAAAAGTAGAAGGTAACTGCGATGAGTGGGGTACAGATGAGTATAACTATGCTCTTGGTTTAAAACGCGCTAAAAGCGCTAAAGATGCTCTTGTAAGAAATGGCGTTAGTGCTGATAGAATCGCTGTAGTTAGTTTTGGAGAAAGCAATCCAGTTTGTACAGACAAAACAAAAGCTTGCGATGCTCAAAATAGACGTGCAGATTTCAAAGTACTTCCATAA
- a CDS encoding ParB/RepB/Spo0J family partition protein yields the protein MAKKGGLGRGLSAILEDVEQAYSKEIANLNDSEIVEEINIDEILPNPYQPRTHFDEEALKELSASIKRHGLIQPIIVIKKDDGYMLIAGERRYRATKMLGASKIKAIIADIKSQNLRELALIENIQRENLNPIELAKSYKELINEYKITQDGLASIIHKSRTQITNTMRLLLLSNYTQKLLQEDKLTQGHAKVIVGLSTEEEKMVVDTIIGQKLSVRDTEILVKKIKNKEEIKDKKPKISEEMSKKLSNLQEIFKNLKIKTKVKSGNLVLEFNNISQVEEFISRLK from the coding sequence ATGGCTAAAAAAGGTGGATTAGGGCGAGGACTTAGCGCGATACTTGAAGATGTAGAACAAGCCTACAGTAAAGAGATCGCAAATTTAAACGACTCTGAGATAGTTGAAGAGATAAATATAGATGAAATTTTACCAAACCCATACCAACCAAGAACACATTTTGATGAAGAGGCCTTAAAAGAGCTAAGTGCCAGCATCAAAAGACACGGATTGATTCAGCCAATAATCGTCATCAAAAAAGATGATGGCTATATGTTAATAGCTGGTGAGCGCAGATACCGCGCCACAAAGATGCTCGGAGCAAGCAAGATAAAGGCGATCATCGCTGATATCAAGTCTCAAAATTTAAGAGAGCTTGCGCTTATCGAAAATATCCAACGTGAAAATTTAAATCCAATCGAACTTGCAAAGTCGTATAAAGAGCTCATAAATGAGTATAAGATCACACAAGATGGCCTAGCAAGCATCATTCATAAGAGCAGAACCCAAATAACAAACACAATGAGACTTCTACTTCTTAGCAACTATACGCAAAAACTTTTACAAGAAGATAAGCTCACACAAGGCCATGCTAAAGTTATAGTTGGGCTTAGCACTGAAGAAGAAAAGATGGTTGTTGATACGATAATTGGTCAAAAGCTAAGCGTTAGAGACACAGAAATTTTAGTAAAAAAGATAAAAAATAAGGAAGAGATAAAAGACAAAAAGCCAAAAATTTCTGAGGAAATGAGCAAAAAATTATCAAATTTACAAGAAATTTTTAAAAATTTAAAGATAAAGACAAAAGTAAAATCTGGCAATCTAGTTTTAGAATTTAATAATATTTCACAGGTGGAAGAATTTATTTCTAGGCTAAAATAG
- a CDS encoding MotA/TolQ/ExbB proton channel family protein, with protein MGGIDLFLNYIQRSSFITIIVLTWLSIYFIVSFTILFSRMAGIGAWQKREQNALEALLMGAKNIPNDSSLRKCANGRISREKLNVCISIAEKNATSGLTWLSVIASTSPFIGLFGTVVSILETFSQLGNGGGSSLGIIAPAISEALVATGCGIFVAIPAYTFNLLIKRKAYELMSVIERQADVMIALKKDDEIL; from the coding sequence GTGGGCGGTATAGATTTATTTTTAAATTACATTCAAAGAAGTAGTTTTATTACAATTATTGTTTTAACTTGGCTGTCAATATATTTTATAGTTAGTTTCACAATTCTTTTTTCAAGAATGGCTGGTATTGGAGCTTGGCAAAAACGTGAGCAAAATGCACTTGAAGCACTGCTTATGGGTGCTAAAAATATTCCAAATGATTCGTCTTTGAGAAAATGTGCAAATGGAAGAATCTCAAGAGAAAAACTAAACGTATGTATAAGTATAGCCGAGAAAAATGCTACAAGTGGACTAACGTGGCTAAGTGTAATAGCATCTACTTCGCCTTTTATCGGTCTTTTTGGAACCGTTGTTTCTATTTTAGAGACATTTTCACAGCTTGGAAATGGTGGAGGTTCATCGCTTGGTATTATCGCCCCAGCTATTTCAGAAGCACTTGTTGCAACTGGTTGCGGAATTTTTGTTGCCATCCCAGCATATACATTTAACTTACTCATAAAAAGAAAAGCTTATGAATTAATGAGCGTTATCGAGCGTCAGGCTGATGTAATGATAGCACTTAAAAAAGATGATGAGATACTATAA
- a CDS encoding FoF1 ATP synthase subunit B' gives MLEIDVPLMLLTAIVFLVLIAILNSLLYKPMLKFIDDRNASIKNDEESTSKNASDLSVHEKEIEEIILNARTEANKIRQEALNLAKEESLKEVNAVKSSLEADYNEFLNALSSQKDNLKADLSAKLPELRAALNAKLSKI, from the coding sequence ATGTTAGAAATAGATGTGCCATTGATGCTTTTAACGGCTATCGTTTTCTTGGTATTGATCGCTATTTTGAATTCCTTGCTTTATAAGCCAATGCTCAAATTTATAGATGATAGAAATGCTTCTATAAAAAATGATGAAGAGAGTACTAGCAAAAATGCAAGTGATCTAAGCGTTCATGAAAAAGAGATTGAAGAGATTATATTAAATGCAAGGACTGAGGCTAATAAAATAAGGCAAGAAGCCTTAAATTTGGCAAAAGAAGAGTCTTTAAAAGAAGTAAATGCCGTAAAGAGTAGTTTAGAGGCTGATTACAATGAATTTTTAAATGCTCTAAGCTCTCAAAAAGATAACCTAAAGGCAGATCTATCAGCTAAACTACCTGAACTTAGAGCGGCTTTAAATGCCAAGCTCTCTAAAATTTAA
- a CDS encoding F0F1 ATP synthase subunit B, which produces MKIKILFFLALPFLAYASEHGGTNYDIVERTLNFLLFFAILVYFAAKPLKTLYQSRIDRIANKLESIQEKLRDSKAKKDDALKRVEEAKQNANSLIETAKKEALNLAAKVKSDAQNDIANLQKSYKEQKEFEERKMTKGVVNEILSDIFSSDSLKVDQKELVNIILKKVS; this is translated from the coding sequence ATGAAGATAAAAATTTTATTTTTTCTAGCACTTCCATTTTTGGCTTATGCTAGCGAGCATGGTGGAACAAATTACGACATAGTCGAGAGAACGCTAAACTTCTTACTTTTCTTTGCTATTTTGGTCTATTTTGCTGCTAAGCCACTAAAAACTCTTTATCAAAGCAGGATCGATAGGATCGCAAATAAGCTTGAAAGTATCCAAGAGAAGCTCCGCGATTCTAAAGCCAAAAAAGATGATGCTCTAAAACGTGTTGAGGAAGCTAAACAAAACGCAAATTCCTTAATTGAAACTGCTAAAAAAGAGGCTTTAAATTTAGCTGCTAAGGTTAAAAGCGACGCTCAAAATGATATAGCAAATCTTCAAAAGAGTTACAAAGAGCAAAAAGAATTTGAAGAGCGCAAGATGACAAAAGGCGTTGTAAATGAAATTTTGAGCGACATCTTCTCAAGCGATAGCCTAAAAGTCGATCAAAAAGAGCTTGTAAATATCATACTTAAAAAGGTTAGCTAA
- a CDS encoding biopolymer transporter ExbD, whose translation MAAKFTDETPELNITPLVDIMLVLLAILMVTMPTITYQEDITLPDGSKAKTSTSKQKDLIVSINSQGQVRVDQSTMSLAEFPDNIALMSTKYDKTSPIYIKADKNLKYDDVMFVLKTLKGAGFNKVALETNG comes from the coding sequence ATGGCTGCTAAATTTACCGATGAAACACCAGAGCTAAATATAACTCCTCTTGTTGATATTATGCTTGTCTTACTAGCTATTTTAATGGTTACTATGCCAACCATAACATATCAAGAGGATATTACTCTTCCGGATGGTTCAAAGGCAAAAACTTCAACATCTAAGCAAAAAGACCTTATAGTATCTATAAATTCGCAAGGGCAAGTTAGAGTTGATCAAAGTACTATGAGCCTTGCTGAGTTTCCTGACAATATCGCATTAATGAGTACAAAATACGATAAAACCTCGCCTATCTATATAAAAGCTGATAAAAATTTAAAATACGATGATGTTATGTTTGTATTAAAGACTTTGAAAGGTGCTGGTTTTAATAAAGTAGCTTTAGAGACAAACGGTTAA
- the atpC gene encoding ATP synthase F1 subunit epsilon produces MDKLHLEIVTPQGQIFNDDVSSVVLPGSEGEFGVLPNHASLISLLKAGIIDIEHKNKKHDVVAINWGYAKIDEGKVVILADGAVYVSGDSESELANSLEAARNLIESMSSDTNAFAATISKMENVVRTR; encoded by the coding sequence ATGGATAAATTACATTTAGAGATCGTAACTCCTCAAGGTCAGATATTTAATGATGACGTGAGTAGTGTAGTGCTTCCAGGTAGCGAGGGTGAGTTTGGTGTTTTACCAAACCATGCCTCATTAATATCTCTTTTAAAAGCAGGTATTATAGATATAGAACATAAAAATAAAAAACATGATGTTGTTGCGATTAACTGGGGCTATGCAAAGATTGACGAAGGTAAGGTAGTAATACTTGCTGACGGTGCGGTTTACGTCTCTGGTGATAGTGAAAGTGAGCTTGCAAATTCATTGGAAGCTGCTAGAAATTTGATAGAGAGCATGAGCAGTGATACAAATGCTTTTGCAGCAACTATATCTAAAATGGAAAATGTAGTGAGAACTAGATAA
- the tolB gene encoding Tol-Pal system protein TolB: protein MKKIFLFLCVALGLYAADATISVVNQGVALPKIALQDATTAVSDAGFKDKFFKIMLGDLKVSSDFEVIEDHVPSTYDGTAATNTMSDKGVELIFRYALEGSMGSPLTLRVKLINAKTATTRYERVYNMPDGAKYPFLAHQSIVELTNELNLPPVGWMEKFIILSKYTSARQSSIIVADYTLTYQKTIVSGGLNIFPKWAGADQSKFYYTSYVNNKPTLFRYDLNSGTKTKIIDSIGMLIASDVSKDGSKILLTMAPKDQPDIFIYNTNSKNLTQITNYPGIDVNGNFVDNDSKIVFVSDRLGYPNVFATPVISGGSVEQMVFHGKNNNSVSTFENYVVYSSREASGSFNIYLISTQTDFIRQLTANGKNNYPRFSSDGQSVVFIKELGGQSSLGVVRLNENRSFQFPLKVGKIQSIDW, encoded by the coding sequence ATGAAGAAAATTTTTCTTTTTTTATGCGTTGCTCTAGGGCTTTATGCTGCTGATGCGACCATATCTGTTGTAAACCAAGGTGTTGCTTTGCCAAAGATAGCTTTGCAAGATGCAACAACTGCTGTTAGCGATGCGGGTTTTAAAGATAAATTCTTTAAGATCATGCTAGGTGACTTGAAAGTTAGCTCAGACTTTGAGGTTATCGAAGATCACGTGCCTTCAACCTATGATGGAACAGCAGCTACAAATACAATGAGCGACAAAGGTGTTGAGCTTATCTTTAGATATGCTCTTGAAGGTTCTATGGGCTCACCTCTTACTTTAAGAGTAAAACTCATCAATGCTAAAACTGCAACTACAAGGTATGAGAGAGTTTATAATATGCCAGATGGTGCGAAATATCCATTTTTGGCACATCAAAGTATAGTTGAGCTAACAAACGAGCTAAATTTACCACCAGTTGGCTGGATGGAAAAATTTATTATTCTTTCAAAATATACTTCAGCTCGCCAAAGCTCTATTATAGTTGCAGATTATACACTTACATATCAAAAGACCATAGTAAGTGGCGGACTAAATATTTTTCCTAAATGGGCTGGAGCTGATCAAAGTAAATTTTACTATACATCTTATGTGAATAATAAGCCAACTTTATTTAGATATGATCTAAATTCTGGTACAAAAACAAAGATAATTGATAGCATTGGCATGCTTATAGCCTCAGATGTTAGTAAAGATGGAAGTAAAATTCTATTAACCATGGCACCAAAAGATCAACCAGATATTTTTATCTATAATACAAATAGTAAAAATTTGACGCAGATTACCAATTATCCAGGTATAGATGTAAATGGAAATTTTGTTGATAATGACAGCAAGATAGTTTTTGTATCAGATAGGCTTGGTTATCCTAACGTTTTTGCAACTCCTGTGATTTCTGGCGGAAGCGTTGAACAAATGGTATTTCATGGTAAGAATAATAACTCTGTAAGCACATTTGAAAATTATGTTGTTTATTCAAGTAGAGAAGCAAGCGGTAGTTTTAATATATATCTAATTTCAACTCAAACGGATTTTATACGACAGCTTACAGCAAATGGCAAAAATAACTATCCAAGATTCTCAAGCGATGGGCAAAGTGTCGTCTTCATAAAAGAGCTTGGCGGTCAAAGTTCATTAGGGGTTGTTAGGCTAAATGAAAACAGAAGTTTTCAGTTTCCTTTAAAAGTAGGAAAAATTCAATCTATAGATTGGTAA
- a CDS encoding F0F1 ATP synthase subunit delta, translated as MNEVVAKKYVKAILSDVKSNELNAFVENLSELAAAFASNKFKSIISLPTLKASQKVDFVLSLVKSQDVKFANFIKLLGANKRLELIPAILDEMKIEQSLLENTYRGEVVGNFDLSAEQLKALEENFSKKFDSKIKLNGSKSEYNGVKVELDDLGVEVNFSIDRLKSQMSEYILKAI; from the coding sequence ATGAATGAAGTAGTAGCTAAAAAATACGTAAAAGCGATCTTAAGCGACGTAAAGTCCAATGAGCTTAATGCATTTGTCGAAAATTTATCAGAGCTAGCTGCTGCTTTTGCTAGCAATAAATTTAAAAGCATTATAAGTTTGCCTACTTTAAAGGCTTCACAAAAGGTTGATTTTGTACTATCTTTGGTTAAAAGTCAAGATGTCAAATTTGCAAATTTTATTAAGCTTCTTGGCGCAAATAAAAGACTGGAGCTTATCCCAGCGATACTAGACGAGATGAAGATAGAGCAATCTTTGCTTGAAAATACATATCGCGGCGAAGTTGTTGGAAATTTTGATCTAAGCGCTGAGCAGCTGAAAGCTTTGGAAGAGAATTTCTCTAAGAAATTTGACTCTAAGATCAAGCTTAATGGCTCAAAGAGCGAATACAACGGTGTAAAAGTTGAGTTAGATGATTTAGGTGTCGAGGTAAATTTCTCTATCGACAGACTAAAAAGTCAAATGAGTGAATATATATTAAAAGCAATTTAA
- the atpD gene encoding F0F1 ATP synthase subunit beta — protein MKGVISQVMGPVVDVDFNDYLPKINEAIEVFFEVEGKKHKLILEVAAHLGDNRVRTIAMDMSEGLTRGLEAKALGAPISVPVGEKVLGRIFNVVGDLIDEGEGINFNKHWSIHRDPPPFEEQSTKSEIFETGIKVVDLLAPYAKGGKVGLFGGAGVGKTVIIMELIHNVAFKHSGYSVFAGVGERTREGNDLYHEMKESNVLDKVALCYGQMNEPPGARNRIALTGLTMAEYFRDEMGLDVLMFIDNIFRFSQSGAEMSALLGRIPSAVGYQPTLASEMGKFQERITSTKKGSITSVQAVYVPADDLTDPAPATVFAHLDATTVLNRSIAEKGIYPAVDPLDSTSRMLDPQILGADHYKVARGVQAVLQKYKDLQDIIAILGMDELSEEDKLTVDRARKIERFLSQPFFVAEVFTGSPGKYVSLDENIAGFKGILEGKYDHLPEAAFYMVGNIDEALAKAEKLKA, from the coding sequence ATGAAAGGTGTTATTAGTCAAGTTATGGGCCCTGTGGTCGATGTTGACTTTAATGACTACTTGCCGAAGATCAATGAAGCTATCGAAGTTTTCTTTGAGGTTGAGGGCAAGAAACATAAATTAATATTAGAAGTTGCTGCTCACCTAGGTGATAATAGAGTCAGAACTATTGCTATGGACATGAGCGAGGGTCTGACTCGTGGCTTAGAGGCTAAAGCGCTTGGTGCACCTATTAGTGTGCCAGTTGGTGAAAAAGTTTTGGGTAGAATTTTTAACGTAGTTGGCGATTTGATCGATGAGGGCGAGGGAATAAATTTTAATAAGCATTGGTCTATCCACCGCGATCCTCCTCCATTTGAAGAGCAAAGTACGAAGAGTGAAATTTTTGAAACTGGTATCAAGGTAGTTGATCTTCTAGCTCCTTATGCAAAAGGTGGTAAAGTAGGCCTATTTGGTGGTGCTGGTGTTGGTAAAACGGTTATTATTATGGAGCTTATCCACAATGTTGCGTTTAAACACAGCGGTTATTCTGTATTTGCTGGTGTTGGAGAGAGAACTCGTGAAGGAAACGACCTTTATCATGAAATGAAAGAAAGTAATGTTTTGGATAAAGTTGCCTTGTGCTATGGCCAAATGAACGAACCACCAGGAGCAAGAAACCGTATCGCACTAACTGGTCTTACAATGGCTGAGTACTTCCGTGATGAGATGGGGCTTGATGTTTTGATGTTTATCGATAATATCTTCCGTTTTTCACAATCAGGTGCAGAAATGTCAGCTCTGCTAGGACGTATCCCGTCAGCTGTTGGTTATCAGCCAACTCTTGCAAGTGAGATGGGTAAATTCCAAGAGAGAATCACATCAACTAAAAAAGGTTCAATCACTTCTGTTCAAGCTGTTTACGTTCCTGCGGACGACCTTACGGATCCAGCTCCTGCTACTGTTTTTGCTCACCTTGATGCTACGACAGTTCTTAACAGATCGATCGCAGAGAAAGGTATCTATCCAGCTGTTGATCCGCTTGATTCTACTTCAAGAATGCTCGATCCTCAAATTTTAGGAGCAGATCACTATAAGGTAGCTCGCGGCGTTCAAGCTGTGCTCCAAAAATATAAAGACCTTCAAGATATCATCGCTATCCTTGGTATGGACGAGCTTAGCGAAGAAGATAAGTTAACAGTTGATAGAGCAAGAAAGATCGAGAGATTTTTATCTCAGCCATTCTTTGTTGCTGAAGTATTTACAGGTAGCCCTGGTAAATATGTAAGTCTTGACGAAAATATAGCTGGCTTTAAGGGAATTCTAGAAGGTAAATATGATCATTTACCAGAAGCAGCATTTTATATGGTTGGAAATATAGATGAGGCTTTAGCTAAAGCTGAGAAACTCAAGGCCTAA
- a CDS encoding TonB C-terminal domain-containing protein, with translation MSNKVKFPTLSSFLVAFCIYVTIILILFIKLTFFVEPPKKYTDDKDAIMDVVMVDREVDQTIKAPKQADEVVKETKPEPKKESEEDKQETTNKPVVPDEPLPTPSLPTPPKEEPKPEPKKPEPKPEILKPSEEPKEDVKLEPKPEPKPTPKPVEKPKPKEPNIKDLFSDIDPTKLKKDDGIKKAENKVQSRKKSEASSSKAAKEASDIIKSLKIDQNPTAPKSQSTGTYDPLMGAITKQIQRRWQSYKADSANLAKVKVMIDQSGNFSYEILELSYNEEFNAKVRECLEKLTTEKFPFNPDKSTTFNLNLEDKIN, from the coding sequence ATGTCAAATAAAGTTAAATTTCCAACGCTTAGTTCGTTTCTTGTAGCGTTTTGTATTTACGTTACAATTATACTTATTTTATTTATAAAGCTTACATTTTTTGTAGAACCTCCTAAGAAATATACCGATGATAAAGATGCTATTATGGATGTGGTTATGGTTGATAGAGAGGTTGATCAAACCATTAAAGCCCCAAAACAAGCAGATGAAGTAGTTAAAGAGACAAAGCCTGAACCTAAAAAGGAATCTGAAGAAGATAAACAAGAGACTACAAATAAGCCTGTTGTACCAGATGAACCATTACCTACGCCAAGCTTACCAACTCCTCCAAAAGAGGAACCAAAACCTGAGCCTAAAAAACCAGAACCAAAACCAGAAATTTTAAAACCAAGTGAAGAGCCTAAAGAAGATGTTAAGCTAGAGCCAAAACCTGAGCCTAAACCTACACCAAAGCCAGTTGAAAAGCCAAAACCAAAAGAGCCAAATATAAAAGATCTCTTTAGTGACATAGATCCTACGAAACTTAAAAAAGATGATGGTATAAAAAAGGCTGAGAATAAAGTACAAAGCCGCAAAAAAAGCGAGGCTTCTAGCTCAAAAGCTGCAAAAGAGGCTAGCGACATCATCAAGAGCCTAAAGATAGATCAAAATCCAACTGCTCCAAAATCACAATCTACTGGTACTTACGATCCACTAATGGGGGCGATAACAAAACAAATTCAAAGAAGATGGCAAAGCTATAAGGCCGATTCTGCAAATTTGGCTAAAGTTAAAGTTATGATAGATCAGAGCGGAAATTTTAGCTATGAAATTTTAGAGCTATCATATAATGAAGAATTTAATGCAAAAGTAAGAGAGTGCTTAGAAAAACTTACAACGGAGAAATTTCCATTCAATCCAGATAAAAGCACTACTTTTAATTTAAATTTAGAAGATAAAATAAACTAA
- the atpA gene encoding F0F1 ATP synthase subunit alpha, giving the protein MSAKIKADEISTIIKERIENFDLSVDVEETGKVISVADGVANVYGLKNVMAGEMVEFESGEKGMALNLEESSVGIVILGKTSGITEGSSVKRLKKLLRVPVGDALIGRVVNSLGEPIDAKGPIEATESRFVEEKAKGIMARKSVHEPLQTGIKAIDALVPIGRGQRELIIGDRQTGKTTVAIDTIINQKGQDVICIYVAIGQKQSTVAQVVKKLEEYGAMDYTIVVNAGASDAAALQYLAPYAGVTMGEYFRDNSRHALIIYDDLSKHAVAYREMSLILRRPPGREAYPGDVFYLHSRLLERASKLNDALGAGSLTALPIIETQAGDVSAYIPTNVISITDGQIFLESDLFNSGIRPAINVGLSVSRVGGAAQIKAIKQVSGTLRLDLAQYRELQAFAQFASDLDESSRKQLERGQKMVEVLKQPPYSPLPVENQVVIIFAGAKGYLDDVATANVTKFEAELYPYIEAKYPEIFEQIRTKKVLDKEVEEILHKALKDFKATFAAN; this is encoded by the coding sequence GTGAGTGCAAAAATTAAAGCTGACGAAATTAGCACGATAATCAAAGAGCGTATCGAAAATTTTGATTTAAGTGTTGATGTAGAAGAGACCGGTAAAGTCATCTCAGTCGCTGATGGCGTTGCTAACGTTTATGGTTTGAAAAACGTTATGGCTGGTGAGATGGTTGAGTTTGAAAGCGGTGAAAAGGGCATGGCTCTTAACCTTGAAGAGAGCAGTGTTGGTATAGTTATCCTTGGAAAAACTAGCGGTATCACAGAAGGAAGTTCTGTAAAAAGACTTAAAAAACTTCTACGCGTTCCAGTTGGCGATGCATTGATCGGCCGTGTTGTAAATTCACTAGGTGAGCCAATCGACGCAAAAGGACCAATCGAAGCTACTGAATCTCGCTTCGTCGAAGAAAAAGCAAAAGGTATCATGGCAAGAAAAAGCGTTCATGAACCACTTCAAACAGGTATCAAAGCTATCGACGCACTTGTGCCAATCGGTAGAGGCCAAAGAGAGCTAATCATCGGCGACCGCCAAACTGGCAAAACAACAGTTGCTATCGATACTATCATCAACCAAAAAGGTCAAGATGTCATTTGTATCTATGTAGCTATCGGTCAAAAACAATCAACCGTTGCTCAAGTAGTTAAAAAACTTGAAGAGTATGGTGCTATGGACTATACGATAGTTGTAAATGCTGGTGCTAGTGACGCAGCTGCTCTTCAATACCTTGCACCATACGCTGGCGTAACAATGGGTGAATACTTTAGAGATAACTCTCGCCACGCGTTAATCATCTATGATGACTTGTCAAAACACGCAGTTGCTTACCGTGAGATGTCTTTGATCTTAAGAAGACCACCAGGTCGTGAAGCTTACCCAGGTGACGTTTTCTACCTTCACTCAAGACTTCTAGAAAGAGCAAGTAAGCTAAATGACGCACTAGGCGCTGGATCTTTGACAGCTCTGCCTATTATCGAGACTCAAGCGGGCGACGTTTCAGCTTATATCCCAACAAACGTTATTTCTATTACAGATGGTCAAATTTTCCTTGAGAGCGACCTATTTAACTCAGGTATCCGCCCAGCGATCAACGTTGGTCTTTCTGTATCTCGAGTCGGTGGTGCAGCTCAGATCAAAGCTATCAAACAAGTTTCTGGCACACTAAGACTAGACCTTGCTCAGTACCGCGAACTACAAGCTTTTGCTCAGTTTGCAAGCGACCTTGACGAGAGCTCAAGAAAACAACTAGAGCGTGGTCAAAAGATGGTTGAAGTACTAAAACAACCTCCATATTCTCCGCTTCCAGTTGAGAATCAAGTAGTTATCATATTTGCTGGTGCTAAGGGTTATTTAGATGATGTTGCAACTGCAAATGTAACAAAATTTGAGGCTGAGCTATATCCATATATTGAGGCAAAATACCCTGAAATTTTTGAGCAAATCAGAACTAAAAAGGTTCTTGATAAAGAAGTAGAAGAAATTTTACATAAAGCGTTGAAAGATTTTAAAGCGACTTTTGCCGCTAACTAG
- the atpG gene encoding ATP synthase F1 subunit gamma — protein MSNLKDIKRKIKSVQNTQKTTRAMKLVSTAKLRKAEEAARYSRVYALKINEVLSEIAYKINQYASVMTESKFFNTTKSVEKVDIIFVTADKGLCGGFNVQTIKTVRRMIDELKAKKIKVRLRAVGKKGIEFFNFQGVELLETYVGASSSPTYEKAQKIIKDAIDDFTNGITDKVVLIHNGYKNMISQEIRVNDIVPIEPSKIVAVETNSLMEFEPEDNYTKIMDELLNKYFEYSMYYALVDSLAAEHSARMQAMDNATNNAKQRVKQLNLAYNKARQESITTELIEIISGVESMK, from the coding sequence ATGTCAAATTTAAAAGATATAAAACGAAAGATCAAGAGCGTCCAGAACACTCAAAAGACGACGCGTGCGATGAAGCTTGTCTCAACAGCAAAGCTTCGCAAAGCTGAAGAGGCTGCTCGCTACTCTAGAGTTTACGCTCTTAAGATCAATGAGGTTTTATCAGAGATAGCTTATAAGATCAATCAATATGCTTCAGTTATGACTGAGAGTAAATTTTTTAACACAACAAAGAGTGTAGAAAAGGTTGATATTATATTTGTTACCGCTGATAAAGGGCTTTGTGGTGGCTTTAATGTCCAGACTATAAAGACAGTTAGGCGCATGATTGATGAGCTAAAAGCCAAAAAGATCAAAGTTAGACTAAGAGCTGTTGGTAAAAAAGGCATAGAATTTTTCAATTTCCAAGGCGTTGAACTACTCGAGACTTATGTCGGAGCTAGCTCTTCTCCTACATATGAAAAAGCTCAAAAGATCATAAAAGACGCTATTGATGATTTTACAAACGGCATAACTGATAAAGTCGTGCTAATACACAATGGCTATAAAAATATGATTTCTCAAGAGATTAGAGTAAATGATATTGTGCCTATTGAGCCGTCTAAGATAGTTGCGGTTGAGACAAATTCTTTGATGGAATTTGAGCCAGAGGACAACTATACTAAGATTATGGATGAATTGCTCAATAAATATTTTGAGTATAGTATGTATTATGCTTTAGTTGACTCTTTGGCAGCTGAGCACAGCGCTAGAATGCAAGCTATGGATAATGCAACAAACAATGCTAAACAACGCGTCAAACAGTTAAATCTTGCTTACAATAAAGCAAGACAAGAGTCTATTACCACTGAGCTTATTGAGATCATCAGTGGTGTTGAATCAATGAAATAA